A region from the Nostoc sp. HK-01 genome encodes:
- a CDS encoding multi-sensor hybrid histidine kinase: MNKNPIRVLLIDDDEDDYILTRDWFGEFQADGCELSWVDNYADAKQAIAANQHDIYLVDYRLGIHNGLELLREAVVNGCAAPIILLTGQGDREIDIEAMKAGAADYLEKSQLTAPLLERSLRYAIERKQTEQKIREQAALLDVATDAIFVRDLDDQILFWNKAAETLYEWRKDQVIGKKTSSLWQEKTLARLQEALRFLMKNGSWQGELHQTTTSNKKIIVESRWTLVRDFAHQPQAILVVNTDITQKQQLEAQFLRAQRLESIGTLASGIAHDLNNVLAPILMTAQLLESQLQDERSRRLIPILTANAKRGANLVKQVLSFTRGIEGERTLLQFKHLILEIQQIVKETFPKTIEITTRLPQNLWVISGDATQLHQVLMNLCVNARDAMPNGGMLKITAENLLVDENYANMHIDAKVGPYIVISVIDTGLGISTEILDRIFEPFFTTKELGKGTGLGLSTVLGIVKNHAGFISVYSEEGQGSQFKIYLPAQQVTETLEELEPVFPGGNGELILIVDDEPAIRDITKTSLESYNYKAITASDGIEAIALYAEHRDEISLVLTDMVMPSMDGLTTIRTLQKINPDVKIIAISGLASSDKVNAAYDIGIKAFLSKPYTANQLLEAISLIKNHN, translated from the coding sequence ATGAACAAAAACCCAATCAGAGTTCTGCTAATTGATGATGACGAAGATGATTATATTTTGACTCGTGATTGGTTCGGTGAATTTCAAGCAGATGGCTGTGAGTTGTCATGGGTGGATAATTATGCAGATGCAAAGCAAGCGATCGCTGCAAATCAACATGATATATATCTTGTAGACTATCGTTTAGGCATCCACAATGGACTGGAACTTTTACGCGAAGCCGTTGTCAATGGTTGTGCTGCACCAATAATTTTGCTCACAGGTCAAGGTGATAGAGAAATTGACATTGAAGCGATGAAAGCCGGCGCAGCCGATTATTTAGAAAAAAGCCAATTAACAGCACCTTTATTAGAACGTTCCCTTCGTTACGCCATCGAACGCAAACAAACAGAACAAAAAATCCGCGAACAAGCCGCATTACTAGATGTCGCTACCGATGCAATTTTTGTCCGCGATTTAGATGACCAAATTTTATTTTGGAACAAAGCCGCAGAAACTTTATATGAGTGGCGCAAAGACCAAGTAATTGGTAAAAAAACATCATCACTATGGCAAGAAAAAACCTTAGCTCGCTTGCAAGAAGCATTACGGTTTTTGATGAAAAACGGCTCTTGGCAAGGAGAATTACACCAAACAACAACATCCAATAAAAAAATTATTGTCGAAAGTCGTTGGACATTAGTGCGCGATTTTGCACATCAACCCCAAGCAATTTTAGTAGTAAATACTGATATTACTCAAAAACAACAACTAGAAGCACAATTTTTGAGGGCGCAAAGATTAGAAAGTATTGGCACACTAGCCAGTGGTATCGCCCATGACCTCAATAATGTCTTAGCGCCAATTTTAATGACCGCCCAACTTTTAGAATCACAGTTACAAGATGAGCGTTCTCGTAGACTGATACCAATATTAACGGCTAACGCTAAACGTGGGGCAAATTTAGTCAAGCAAGTACTGTCTTTTACGCGCGGTATTGAGGGAGAACGCACACTTTTGCAGTTCAAGCACTTAATTCTCGAAATTCAGCAAATTGTCAAAGAAACCTTTCCCAAAACCATAGAAATTACAACTCGACTACCGCAAAACCTCTGGGTGATATCTGGTGATGCAACTCAACTACATCAAGTGCTGATGAATTTGTGCGTTAATGCCCGTGATGCCATGCCTAATGGCGGAATGTTGAAAATTACTGCCGAAAACCTTCTGGTTGATGAAAATTATGCCAATATGCACATTGATGCTAAAGTTGGCCCTTATATTGTTATTTCTGTGATTGACACAGGTCTGGGTATTTCTACAGAAATATTAGATCGCATTTTTGAGCCATTTTTTACGACTAAAGAACTTGGTAAAGGTACGGGACTAGGACTTTCTACAGTCCTGGGAATTGTTAAAAACCACGCTGGTTTTATCAGTGTCTACAGTGAAGAAGGGCAAGGTAGTCAATTTAAAATATATTTACCCGCACAGCAAGTCACAGAAACCCTGGAAGAACTAGAACCTGTATTTCCTGGCGGTAACGGAGAACTAATTTTGATTGTCGATGATGAACCTGCTATTCGGGATATTACCAAAACATCTCTCGAAAGCTACAACTACAAAGCCATCACAGCCAGCGACGGCATTGAGGCCATTGCTTTGTACGCCGAACATCGAGATGAAATTTCTCTAGTATTAACAGATATGGTCATGCCATCTATGGATGGTCTTACTACTATCCGCACATTGCAAAAAATTAACCCAGATGTCAAAATTATTGCCATTAGTGGGCTGGCTTCTAGTGATAAGGTGAATGCCGCTTATGATATTGGGATTAAAGCTTTTTTGTCTAAACCTTACACAGCTAATCAGTTGTTAGAAGCAATTAGCTTGATTAAAAATCATAACTAA
- the cobD gene encoding cobalamin biosynthesis protein codes for MTLIIAAILDFLIGDPWGWPHPVQVMGWIISRLTKFWLRICQNSITQRIAGIWLGIILIIGSGCIGWLTVQIAGWLHPILAIVIESIILASCFALRSLRTAATDVLQPLIAGNLSVARQTLSNYVGRDTQNLSEAEILRAVLETVTENATDAVMAPLFYAIVGACIPNLGAVPLALAYKASSTLDSMVGYKEAPYTYLGWFCARLEDYLTWLPCRLTVITLALLSGKPLFVWRICRRDAISDPSPNSGWSECAYAAILGVQMGGINWYRGVAKEKPFLGDAIYPITPTTIHQALQLTRYSFLLWLGIAIAILFCLPNRS; via the coding sequence ATGACATTAATCATCGCCGCAATTTTAGATTTCTTAATAGGTGATCCTTGGGGTTGGCCTCATCCAGTACAAGTGATGGGATGGATAATTTCTCGCCTCACAAAATTTTGGTTGCGGATATGTCAAAATTCCATAACACAAAGAATTGCCGGAATTTGGCTGGGAATAATTTTAATCATTGGTAGTGGCTGTATAGGTTGGTTAACAGTTCAAATTGCCGGATGGTTACATCCAATATTGGCAATAGTTATAGAAAGTATTATCCTCGCCAGCTGTTTTGCGTTACGAAGTTTGCGAACAGCCGCAACCGATGTTTTACAACCCTTAATTGCCGGCAATTTATCAGTAGCGCGTCAGACTTTAAGTAATTATGTTGGTCGAGATACGCAAAATTTGTCAGAAGCAGAAATTTTGCGTGCTGTTTTAGAAACTGTCACCGAAAATGCTACAGATGCAGTGATGGCTCCGCTTTTTTATGCCATTGTTGGTGCTTGTATACCAAACTTAGGTGCAGTTCCTCTAGCTTTGGCATATAAAGCCAGCAGCACTTTAGATTCAATGGTGGGTTATAAGGAAGCACCATACACTTATTTAGGTTGGTTTTGTGCGCGGTTAGAAGATTATTTAACTTGGCTACCTTGTCGCTTAACTGTAATTACCTTGGCATTGTTATCTGGTAAACCATTGTTTGTGTGGCGGATATGTCGCAGAGATGCTATTTCAGACCCCAGTCCCAACTCTGGTTGGAGTGAGTGTGCTTATGCAGCGATTTTGGGTGTGCAGATGGGAGGGATAAATTGGTATCGGGGTGTAGCTAAAGAAAAACCATTCCTAGGAGATGCCATTTACCCCATTACACCGACAACAATTCATCAGGCATTGCAATTAACTCGCTATAGTTTTTTATTGTGGTTAGGAATAGCGATCGCTATATTATTCTGTCTCCCAAACAGGTCATGA
- a CDS encoding cadmium resistance transporter has product MNELITAISTGVVAFIATNIDDIVILLLLFSQTNANFRPEHIFVGQYLGFIVLIILSLSGLFGGFVIGANWTGLLGLIPIAIGISSLINPEDESPEEFLGENLLSSDEYIPSFIAPQSYTVAAVTIANGSDNISVYIPLFASSQLASFWVIIGVFFLLLGVLCYTAYKLTHQKAIAEILTRYINHLIPFILMGLGIFIVLNTGALSLIKLAASCCCLIVLIRKDEAK; this is encoded by the coding sequence ATGAATGAGTTAATTACTGCAATTAGCACAGGTGTAGTTGCATTTATCGCCACTAATATTGATGATATTGTGATTTTGCTACTATTGTTTTCGCAAACTAATGCTAATTTTCGACCGGAACATATTTTTGTGGGGCAGTATTTAGGTTTTATTGTACTGATAATTTTGAGTTTATCTGGTTTATTTGGCGGTTTTGTTATAGGGGCAAATTGGACGGGTTTATTGGGATTAATTCCTATTGCTATCGGTATTAGCAGTTTGATTAATCCTGAAGATGAATCACCAGAAGAGTTTTTAGGGGAAAATCTTCTATCTTCAGATGAGTATATTCCTAGTTTTATTGCACCCCAGAGTTATACTGTAGCGGCAGTAACTATTGCTAACGGTAGTGATAATATTAGTGTGTATATACCTTTGTTTGCTAGTAGTCAATTAGCGAGTTTTTGGGTAATTATTGGAGTATTTTTTCTATTATTGGGAGTTTTATGTTACACAGCATATAAATTAACTCATCAAAAAGCGATCGCAGAAATTTTAACTCGCTATATTAATCATCTCATCCCTTTTATTTTAATGGGTTTAGGTATTTTTATTGTCTTAAATACTGGTGCTTTAAGTTTAATCAAATTAGCAGCAAGTTGTTGTTGTTTAATAGTTTTGATAAGAAAAGACGAAGCAAAGTGA
- the apcA gene encoding allophycocyanin alpha subunit ApcA encodes MSLIVKSILNADADARYLNPGELEPIKSFVKSGERRLRLVQSLTENRDRIVKQAGNQLFQKRPDIVSPGGNAYGQEMTATCLRDMDYYLRLITYSIVAGDSTPIQEIGVIGAREMYRSLGTPIEGVVEGIRGMKNATISMMSAEDSQEVSGYFDYLIASLQ; translated from the coding sequence ATGAGCCTGATCGTCAAATCAATTCTTAATGCAGATGCAGACGCTCGCTATCTTAACCCCGGAGAACTAGAGCCGATTAAAAGCTTTGTCAAGAGTGGTGAACGCCGTCTGCGGTTGGTTCAAAGTTTAACAGAAAATCGCGATCGCATAGTTAAGCAAGCGGGAAATCAGCTGTTTCAAAAGCGTCCAGATATTGTTTCACCTGGTGGGAATGCTTACGGTCAGGAAATGACTGCTACTTGCTTGCGTGATATGGATTATTACCTGCGTTTGATCACTTACAGTATCGTCGCTGGTGATAGCACACCTATCCAAGAGATTGGGGTGATAGGCGCTCGTGAAATGTATCGGTCTTTGGGTACTCCAATTGAAGGGGTGGTGGAAGGTATTCGCGGAATGAAGAATGCCACTATCTCAATGATGTCAGCAGAAGATTCTCAAGAAGTCAGTGGTTACTTTGACTACCTCATCGCTAGTCTTCAGTAG
- a CDS encoding response regulator receiver protein, producing MKGRQPTVTILMADDDDDDSMLIREAIIISKLPIDLHAVSNGEELMDYLCHRGQYADTSLAPRPGLILLDLNMPKKNGIEVLKEIKTDPELRPIPIIVLTTSTAEENIDHTYSLGANSYIVKPMTFSALVELMKTLGKYWFETVELPLAVAGGKNEQKPNQSSAN from the coding sequence GTGAAGGGTCGGCAACCAACCGTGACTATCTTAATGGCTGATGATGATGATGATGACAGTATGTTAATCCGTGAGGCGATTATCATTAGTAAATTGCCAATTGATTTACATGCAGTGAGTAATGGTGAAGAATTGATGGATTATCTCTGTCATCGTGGTCAATACGCTGATACCAGTCTGGCACCACGCCCAGGCTTAATTTTACTAGACTTAAATATGCCCAAAAAAAATGGTATTGAGGTACTTAAAGAAATCAAAACTGACCCCGAACTCCGACCGATTCCTATTATCGTCCTCACGACATCCACGGCAGAAGAAAATATTGATCACACTTACAGCTTGGGTGCTAATTCTTACATAGTCAAACCGATGACATTTTCTGCCTTAGTCGAACTTATGAAAACATTAGGGAAATACTGGTTTGAAACTGTGGAATTACCACTAGCAGTAGCTGGAGGAAAAAATGAACAAAAACCCAATCAGAGTTCTGCTAATTGA
- a CDS encoding Cl- channel voltage-gated family protein: MEQPAFPKPSNRLTHLINRFQPTPETVVLFLAILIGGGTGMGVVTFHYLIELIHHLMLEDLMSVIGAWGGWTLACVPIMGGLIVGLMRWRTQDFGPSLSSLIAASQGTAIKRPLRPVTKMIAASVSLGSGASLGPEGPSVEIGANFGMLLSLILQVSQERQRLLLSAGAAAGLAAGFNAPIAGVFFALEVVMGATSFATSAVSVVLLAAVVAALIAQIGLGAQPAFALPVYQVRSPLELPLYLGLGLGASLISLSYTELIRLAKACFAGSVPGFGFFKSIPKSIHPIIGGVILGLVALQFPQILGIGYGTVQAMLQDVEFSLNLLLSLLVVKLFMTAISAGSGFVGGLFAPAMFLGASFGSAYAKILCLIAPGIDAYMAAPPAYAMVGMAAVLAASVRAPLTAILMLFELTRDYRIVLPLMAAVGLSVWLIDQIKPNINSNSKLQQFGLADLKDEQAEIVQEILVEDAVLSCPKKLPATLGLLEAAMEMTRDRTRSALVINEAEQLVGIISLEDINRSLARWKNYQNSATEILSELSNQTIMDICTTEILYAWRDEPLSEALDRMALRGLHQLPVVARDNHERILGLLEKEQIALTCNLAFTRKTLQQYIFSQKSTVNGQ, from the coding sequence ATGGAACAACCTGCATTTCCTAAACCTTCTAACCGCTTAACACATCTAATTAACCGTTTTCAACCCACACCGGAAACAGTAGTGCTGTTTTTAGCCATACTGATTGGTGGTGGTACTGGCATGGGTGTAGTGACTTTTCACTATTTAATTGAGCTAATTCACCATCTGATGCTAGAAGATCTGATGAGTGTGATTGGTGCTTGGGGAGGCTGGACTTTAGCCTGTGTTCCCATTATGGGCGGATTAATTGTCGGGTTAATGCGCTGGCGCACTCAAGATTTTGGCCCTAGTTTGTCATCTTTAATTGCAGCCTCCCAAGGAACAGCAATCAAGCGACCTTTACGGCCTGTCACCAAGATGATTGCTGCATCTGTTTCTTTGGGAAGTGGCGCTTCTTTGGGGCCGGAGGGGCCGAGTGTGGAAATTGGCGCTAACTTTGGCATGTTGTTGTCGCTTATTCTCCAAGTCTCTCAAGAGCGCCAACGATTACTTTTAAGTGCTGGTGCAGCTGCCGGATTAGCTGCTGGATTTAATGCACCGATCGCTGGGGTATTTTTTGCTTTAGAAGTAGTTATGGGGGCAACATCTTTTGCCACTTCAGCGGTGAGTGTAGTCCTACTAGCCGCCGTTGTGGCTGCATTAATTGCCCAAATTGGCTTGGGAGCGCAACCAGCCTTTGCTTTACCTGTATACCAAGTCCGTAGCCCGCTAGAATTGCCTTTATATCTCGGCTTGGGTTTGGGAGCCAGTCTGATTTCTCTGAGTTATACAGAATTAATTCGGTTAGCTAAAGCTTGCTTTGCTGGCTCGGTTCCTGGCTTTGGGTTTTTCAAAAGTATTCCCAAGTCAATTCATCCAATTATTGGTGGTGTAATTTTAGGGCTGGTAGCTTTGCAATTCCCGCAGATTTTAGGTATCGGTTATGGTACTGTCCAAGCCATGCTTCAGGATGTGGAGTTTTCCCTCAATCTATTGCTGTCCTTGCTGGTAGTCAAGTTATTTATGACGGCTATTAGTGCGGGGAGTGGTTTTGTGGGCGGTTTATTTGCCCCAGCGATGTTTTTGGGTGCTTCTTTTGGCTCGGCTTATGCCAAAATTTTGTGTCTCATCGCTCCGGGAATTGACGCATATATGGCTGCACCACCAGCCTATGCAATGGTGGGGATGGCTGCTGTACTGGCGGCTAGTGTGCGAGCGCCATTAACGGCGATTTTAATGCTGTTTGAACTAACTCGTGATTACCGCATTGTTTTACCTTTAATGGCAGCGGTGGGTTTAAGTGTGTGGTTAATTGATCAAATTAAACCAAATATCAACTCTAACTCGAAACTTCAACAATTTGGTTTGGCTGATTTGAAAGATGAGCAAGCAGAAATTGTGCAGGAAATTTTGGTAGAAGATGCTGTGCTTTCCTGCCCCAAAAAATTGCCTGCAACTTTAGGATTGTTAGAAGCTGCGATGGAAATGACCCGCGATCGCACACGCAGTGCTTTAGTAATTAATGAAGCCGAGCAATTAGTCGGGATTATTTCTTTAGAAGATATTAATCGCTCTCTTGCCCGCTGGAAAAATTACCAAAATTCTGCAACAGAAATTTTGAGTGAATTATCCAATCAAACTATCATGGATATCTGCACCACTGAAATTCTTTATGCTTGGCGGGATGAACCTTTATCTGAAGCTTTAGATCGCATGGCTTTACGTGGTTTGCATCAGTTACCTGTGGTAGCTAGAGACAACCATGAACGAATTCTAGGTTTATTAGAAAAAGAGCAAATTGCCTTAACATGCAATTTGGCCTTCACCCGCAAAACACTCCAGCAATATATTTTTAGTCAAAAGTCAACGGTCAATGGTCAATAG
- a CDS encoding glycosyl transferase family protein — protein sequence MQQGSFIWGHREKQHRALEKWIDRAWILVLLVAAVLLFSINLGGLPLRDWDEGTVAQVSREIWSAPAGSMRWLYPTLGGEPYYNKPPLTHWLIAGVYSVVGVNEWTTRLPSAMLTALSIPLLYCIGREIFRQRWAAIYSALIYLTMLPVVRYGRLAMIDGVVACFLLVMMLCVLRSRRDLRYCLGVGVSFGLICLTQGFLGIFLGAITVIFLFWDTPRLLTSYYFWTGICIGILPAVGWYAAQLWHYGYAFVEVGLQNQSRNQVETFVIKSSQAPWYYILELLKWTWPWLLFLPQTVGYIWENRNLSWAKLIQVWCGVYLLSISLIDAKLPWYIFPIYPGLALAFGALLAETANLPLLSSYPRSWVGGLSVLAVIASASSMYFSWGIPPKTDLQLIFAAVGITMILAAILAERGDNQFLKILFWGSYISLFLLVKSNYWAWELSEAYPVKPVATMIARVNPAVKKIYTSFPQHRSSLDFYSDRTIIPANVGELQYYWHYDSKPYFLLNADALRNLQLKSMKVIDQAEGWKLVTKETPRL from the coding sequence ATGCAACAAGGAAGCTTTATTTGGGGTCATCGAGAAAAGCAGCATCGTGCGCTGGAAAAATGGATTGATCGAGCCTGGATATTGGTATTGCTGGTGGCGGCGGTGCTACTGTTTAGCATCAATTTGGGAGGCTTACCGCTGCGAGATTGGGATGAAGGGACTGTCGCCCAAGTTTCCCGCGAAATTTGGAGTGCGCCCGCAGGTTCCATGCGTTGGCTTTATCCTACTTTAGGTGGCGAACCTTACTATAACAAACCACCGCTGACCCATTGGTTAATTGCTGGGGTTTACTCTGTTGTTGGTGTAAATGAGTGGACAACACGTTTACCCAGCGCAATGTTAACAGCGCTGTCTATACCTTTGCTTTACTGCATTGGTCGAGAAATATTTCGCCAACGTTGGGCGGCGATTTATAGTGCTTTAATTTATTTGACGATGCTGCCTGTGGTGCGTTATGGCAGATTAGCAATGATAGATGGGGTGGTAGCCTGTTTTTTGCTAGTAATGATGCTGTGCGTATTGCGATCGCGGCGTGATTTGCGTTATTGCTTGGGAGTAGGTGTAAGTTTCGGCTTGATTTGCCTAACTCAAGGTTTTTTAGGCATTTTTCTCGGTGCGATCACCGTGATATTTTTGTTTTGGGATACCCCCAGATTGCTTACCAGTTATTATTTCTGGACAGGTATCTGCATCGGGATTTTGCCTGCTGTGGGTTGGTATGCCGCCCAACTTTGGCATTATGGTTATGCTTTTGTGGAAGTTGGCTTACAGAATCAATCTCGCAACCAAGTTGAGACATTTGTCATCAAAAGTTCTCAAGCACCCTGGTATTACATTCTTGAGCTTTTGAAATGGACATGGCCTTGGTTACTGTTTTTACCACAAACTGTGGGTTACATCTGGGAAAATCGTAACCTGAGTTGGGCTAAATTAATTCAGGTATGGTGTGGAGTTTACTTGTTAAGTATTTCCCTAATAGATGCCAAGCTACCTTGGTATATATTCCCCATTTACCCAGGTTTAGCTTTAGCTTTTGGGGCGCTGTTAGCCGAGACAGCAAACTTACCTTTACTGTCATCTTATCCCCGTAGTTGGGTAGGTGGTTTATCTGTTCTTGCTGTGATTGCTTCTGCTAGTAGTATGTATTTCAGTTGGGGTATACCGCCAAAAACTGATTTACAACTAATTTTTGCCGCAGTTGGTATCACCATGATTTTGGCAGCGATTTTAGCAGAACGCGGTGACAACCAGTTTTTGAAGATTTTATTTTGGGGAAGTTATATTTCGCTATTTTTATTAGTGAAATCTAATTATTGGGCTTGGGAATTATCCGAAGCTTATCCAGTCAAACCTGTAGCGACGATGATAGCCCGTGTTAATCCCGCTGTAAAAAAGATTTATACATCTTTTCCCCAGCATCGTTCTTCCTTAGATTTTTATAGCGATCGCACTATTATTCCCGCTAATGTGGGCGAACTGCAATATTATTGGCACTACGACAGCAAACCATACTTTTTACTCAATGCAGATGCGCTTCGCAACCTCCAGCTAAAATCCATGAAGGTCATTGATCAAGCCGAAGGTTGGAAATTAGTTACAAAAGAAACTCCTCGGTTATAA
- a CDS encoding beta-Ig-H3/fasciclin, with amino-acid sequence MADIIDTAVKAGSFNTLVAAIKAANLVDTLKGAGPFTVFAPTDEAFAKLPEGTVDKLLQDIPKLTKILTYHVVSGKVLSGEVVKLKSATTIEGSDVKIDASHGVKVNDATVATADVAADNGVIHIIDTVLIPA; translated from the coding sequence TTGGCTGACATAATTGATACTGCCGTTAAGGCTGGTTCTTTCAATACCCTAGTTGCTGCAATCAAAGCTGCTAATCTGGTAGATACTCTCAAAGGTGCTGGGCCATTTACTGTTTTTGCACCTACTGATGAAGCATTTGCTAAACTGCCAGAAGGCACAGTAGATAAATTACTTCAAGACATTCCAAAACTTACGAAAATTCTGACTTACCATGTCGTTTCCGGCAAGGTGCTTTCGGGTGAAGTGGTTAAACTAAAGTCAGCTACTACAATTGAAGGCTCTGATGTGAAAATTGATGCTTCTCATGGTGTCAAAGTAAATGATGCAACTGTTGCCACAGCAGATGTTGCTGCTGATAATGGTGTGATTCACATTATTGATACTGTATTGATTCCTGCCTAA
- a CDS encoding uracil phosphoribosyltransferase, with the protein MCAKVVEILSSEDLRRTLTRLASQIVERTRDLSQLVLMGIYTRGVPIAESLARQIEILEGVTVPVGALDITFYRDDLDKIGLRTPAKTDIPFDLTGKTVVLVDDVIFKGRTIRAALNAVTEYGRPEIIRLAVLVDRGHRELPIQADFVGKQLPTAKEEVVKVYLQDLDGRDAVELIGD; encoded by the coding sequence ATGTGTGCAAAAGTAGTTGAAATTCTCTCATCAGAAGACTTGCGGCGTACCTTAACCCGCCTAGCCTCGCAAATTGTCGAACGAACGCGTGATTTATCGCAACTGGTACTTATGGGTATTTATACTAGAGGAGTACCCATAGCAGAATCATTGGCACGTCAAATTGAGATACTAGAAGGTGTCACCGTGCCTGTAGGAGCATTAGATATTACTTTTTATCGAGATGACCTTGACAAAATTGGCTTGCGGACTCCTGCCAAAACCGATATCCCTTTTGACCTGACCGGAAAAACCGTTGTCCTAGTTGATGATGTAATTTTCAAAGGGAGAACAATTCGCGCAGCTTTAAACGCTGTGACTGAGTATGGTAGACCAGAAATCATTCGTTTAGCGGTGTTGGTAGACCGGGGTCATCGAGAACTGCCAATTCAAGCAGACTTTGTTGGTAAGCAATTACCCACAGCTAAAGAAGAAGTGGTCAAAGTTTATTTACAAGATTTGGATGGACGAGATGCAGTGGAGTTAATTGGAGATTAA
- a CDS encoding cadmium resistance transporter: MSNLGTSFIEGIVAFTATNIDDIMILLLLFSQVDVNFRRRHIIIGQYLGFLAIIIASLPGFFGGLVVQREWIGLLGILPIAIGLMQLLNREQEAIEIQAVNTEFKQHSPVNSVLSLILSILHPQTYKVAAVTIANGGDNISIYIPLFAGQNVASLGVILTVFFLMVGVWCTVAYWLSQHTTIAYFLSRYGKIIVPFILIGLGLFIMYERGTFSLLPWVNS; this comes from the coding sequence ATGAGTAATCTAGGTACATCTTTTATTGAAGGGATAGTCGCCTTCACCGCTACCAATATCGATGACATCATGATTTTGCTACTTCTCTTCTCTCAGGTAGATGTTAATTTTCGACGGCGGCATATCATAATTGGTCAGTATCTGGGGTTTTTAGCTATTATCATTGCCAGCTTACCAGGATTTTTTGGTGGTTTGGTTGTACAACGAGAATGGATAGGATTATTGGGCATATTACCAATAGCGATCGGTTTAATGCAATTGCTCAATCGAGAACAAGAAGCTATCGAAATTCAAGCAGTAAACACTGAGTTTAAACAGCATTCACCAGTTAATTCTGTATTATCTTTAATTTTGAGTATCCTGCATCCCCAAACTTATAAAGTTGCAGCGGTAACAATTGCCAATGGTGGAGATAATATTAGTATTTATATTCCCTTATTTGCTGGTCAAAATGTTGCCAGCTTGGGAGTAATTTTAACTGTATTCTTTTTAATGGTAGGAGTTTGGTGTACTGTTGCTTACTGGTTAAGCCAACATACTACCATTGCTTATTTCTTGAGTCGCTACGGTAAAATTATTGTACCTTTTATTTTAATTGGCTTAGGTTTATTCATTATGTACGAAAGAGGTACATTTAGCCTATTACCTTGGGTGAATAGTTAA
- a CDS encoding transcriptional regulator AbrB: protein MPKQKKIEPLVGEELLKKVKELENLSKEEKAKQCGYYTVTKNGIERVNMMKFLNALIDAEGIQLDSAPNANGRGGRSASYRISVQSNGNLLIGSAYTKQMNLKPGDEFLITLGKKHIRLRQVDPEDKEGIEEIEASA, encoded by the coding sequence ATGCCTAAACAGAAAAAAATTGAACCTCTGGTCGGGGAAGAACTGCTCAAAAAAGTCAAAGAGCTAGAGAACCTTAGCAAAGAAGAAAAAGCCAAGCAGTGCGGCTACTATACCGTGACCAAAAATGGTATAGAGCGCGTCAATATGATGAAATTTTTAAATGCCCTCATTGATGCTGAAGGCATTCAGTTAGACAGTGCGCCCAATGCAAATGGACGTGGTGGGCGCAGTGCCAGCTATCGTATTAGCGTACAATCCAACGGTAACTTACTGATTGGTTCAGCTTATACAAAACAGATGAATCTCAAACCTGGTGATGAGTTTCTGATCACTTTAGGGAAGAAGCATATTCGCCTGCGTCAAGTAGATCCAGAAGACAAAGAAGGTATTGAGGAAATAGAAGCCTCAGCATAG